Below is a genomic region from Vibrio pomeroyi.
GTGCTGCGTAGCCAAAGCCTGTTACCGCTGTACCAGCTGCAATCGCCACTAGGTACATAAGTACTGGTGAGATAGCACCAGGAATCAGTAGTACGAACAAGCCGCCGTGTGGAGCCATTAGCTGTGCACCAAACATCATTGATAGAGCACCCGTTAGTGCACCACCTGCCATACAAGCTGGGATAACACGCATTGGGTCTTTCGCTGCGAATGGAATTGCACCTTCAGAGATGAAACATAGGCCAAGAACGAATGATGCTTTACCTGCTTCACGCTCGCCTGCTTCAAACTTGTCTTTCACTAGGAAAGTCGCAAGGCCCATACCGAGAGCTGGAACCATACCTGCTGCCATGATAGCTGCCATTGGTGCGTAAGTTTGCGAAGCCAGTAGACCAACACCGAATGTGTAAGCCGCTTTGTTTACTGGGCCACCAAGGTCGAAACACATCATTGCGCCTAGAATTACACCCAGAAGAATCGCGTTAGACGTGCCCATGTTGTTTAGGAAAGTGGTCATCGCGCTCATCACGCCAGAAACAGGACCACCAACGATGTAAACCATCACAAGGCCTGTGAACAAACTCGCAATAAACGGAATGATTAGGATTGGCTTAAGCGCTTCCATAGATTGTGGAAGTTGAACTTTGTCGGCAATGAACTTAGCAGAGTAACCCGCAATGAAACCTGCTGCGATACCACCTAGGAAACCAGCACCTGTAGAACTAGCCAGCATACCGCCGATTAGGCCTGGAGCCAGACCCGGACGGTCAGCAATTGAGAATGCGATGAAACCAGCAAGAACAGGAATCATCAGTGCGAATGCAGAACCACCACCGATAGTCATCAGTGCTGCTGCCAGTGTGCCTTCTTCTTTAAACGCTTCAATACCGAATACGAAAGAAAGAGCGATGATCAAACCACCCGCAACCACCACAGGAAGCATGTGAGATACACCTGTCATTAGGTGCTTGTACACGCCTTTCTTCTCGTCAGCAGGTGCTGAATTTGA
It encodes:
- the fruA gene encoding PTS fructose transporter subunit IIBC; this translates as MNITIITACPSGVANSIIAAGLLEQATNALGWNATIECQSSVLPESPVSQDAIDSSDVVVIAANTNVDKTRFIGKKVYQAAISECTADAKAFLEKAVAEATVLDASQVETAVEVTGTSVNSSTTASTGSKKIVAITACPTGVAHTFMAAEALEAEGKRLGHKIKVETRGSVGAKNQLTDQEIADADLVIIAADIDVPLDRFNGKALYKTTTSPALKKTKQEMEKAFAEAKPYQHTASSNSAPADEKKGVYKHLMTGVSHMLPVVVAGGLIIALSFVFGIEAFKEEGTLAAALMTIGGGSAFALMIPVLAGFIAFSIADRPGLAPGLIGGMLASSTGAGFLGGIAAGFIAGYSAKFIADKVQLPQSMEALKPILIIPFIASLFTGLVMVYIVGGPVSGVMSAMTTFLNNMGTSNAILLGVILGAMMCFDLGGPVNKAAYTFGVGLLASQTYAPMAAIMAAGMVPALGMGLATFLVKDKFEAGEREAGKASFVLGLCFISEGAIPFAAKDPMRVIPACMAGGALTGALSMMFGAQLMAPHGGLFVLLIPGAISPVLMYLVAIAAGTAVTGFGYAALKKMSSSKVTAEA